A single genomic interval of Labrus bergylta chromosome 18, fLabBer1.1, whole genome shotgun sequence harbors:
- the LOC110004631 gene encoding interferon-inducible GTPase 5-like: MENQFGCQQIDTKIKEALEKNDQNLAVAKIQEYLDKDQNVPLNIAVTGETGSGKSTFVNAIRGIDNKDEKAARTGCVETTMEVTPYLHPNYPNVTFWDLPGIGTNNYPAAEYLKKVGFEKFDFFIIISADRFRENDVKLAKEIQKMEKKFYFIRSKIDDNIRNEKRSQREFNEERTLIQIRNNCIQGLQDLGLQSPQVFLVSSFDLTLYDFPLLVETLKEELPELKKEAFLLAMPNISLDMIKEKKKTFKAKVKYFATLSAAVGAVPVPGVSVAVDTTLLFGVVTKYVLGFGLDIPSLKRMANYSGVPYEELKKVIKSTLIAVKVTPELLLRLLVQFGSLAALLAAEEGSRFIPIIGIPVSMGLSFTFTYSSLNTILDMLADDAEKVFTRVHLNTTG, translated from the exons ATGGAGAATCAATTTGGTTGTCAACAAATAGATACAAAAATTAAAGAAGCTCtggaaaaaaatgatcaaaacttAGCTGTTGCAAAGATCCAGGAGTATTTGGACAAGGACCAAAATGTTCCTCTAAATATTGCTGTCACAGGAGAGACTGGCTCTGGTAAATCCACCTTTGTTAATGCCATTAGAGGTATAGACAACAAGGATGAGAAAGCTGCTCGTACTGGTTGTGTAGAAACCACCATGGAGGTCACACCGTACCTCCATCCAAACTATCCCAATGTGACATTCTGGGATCTTCCTGGTATCGGCACCAACAATTATCCTGCTGCTGAGTACCTGAAGAAGGTTGGATTTGAAAAGTTtgatttcttcatcatcatctcagcTGATCGCTTCAGAGAAAATGATGTGAAGCTGGCTAAGGAGATtcaaaagatggagaagaagttCTACTTCATTCGCTCAAAGATTGATGATAACATACGTAATGAGAAAAGAAGTCAGAGAGAGTTCAATGAAGAAAGGACCCTGATACAAATCAGGAACAACTGCATCCAGG GTCTTCAGGATCTAGGTCTCCAGTCTCCTCAGGTCTTCTTGGTGTCCAGCTTTGACCTGACACTGTATGATTTCCCTCTGTTAGTGGAGACACTGAAGGAAGAACTTCCTGAACTCAAGAAGGAAGCCTTTCTGCTTGCCATGCCCAATATCAGTCTGGACAtgatcaaagaaaagaaaaagactttcAAAGCAAAAGTCAAATACTTTGCTACTCTATCTGCAGCTGTAGGAGCTGTGCCAGTTCCGGGGGTTTCTGTTGCTGTTGATACAACCTTGCTGTTCGGTGTCgtcacaaaatatgttttgggGTTTGGTCTTGACATCCCATCACTTAAGAGAATGGCAAACTACTCAGGTGTTCCTTATGAGGAATTGAAGAAAGTCATCAAGTCAACTCTGATAGCAGTAAAAGTAACTCCTGAACTTTTACTGAGGTTGTTGGTTCAATTCGGCAGTTTAGCTGCATTACTGGCAGCAGAGGAAGGGTCCAGATTCATTCCAATAATTGGAATCCCAGTATCAATGGGCCTCTCTTTTACCTTTACCTACAGCAGTCTTAACACGATCCTCGACATGCTCGCTGACGATGCAGAGAAAGTATTTACTAGGGTCCACTTGAACACCACAGGGTGA
- the LOC110002365 gene encoding cyclic pyranopterin monophosphate synthase-like yields the protein MNSTSKLISQVFNEVRTAVETLKEELPELQKEAFLLAMPNISLDMIKEKKKAFQAKVKYWATLSAIGAAVPVPAAYSNKSLTHSRNTQKKSGKEQVKYLDIKNKDMKNPTRRAATASATVILGPIAFQLLRDNQLAKGDALAVAQLSGIMASKQTSAFIPLCHLLPLDHVSVTFHLDELQDAAAITATCRTTGRTGVEMEALTAVSVAALTVYDMCKAVSRDIVITDVKLVSKSGGKRDFHRRPQTFPLNNKSS from the exons ATGAACAGCACGTCCAAGCTGATCTCACAAGTGTTCAATGAGGTCAGGACTGCAG TGGAGACCCTGAAGGAAGAACTTCCTGAACTCCAGAAGGAAGCCTTTCTGCTTGCCATGCCCAATATCAGTCTGGACAtgatcaaagaaaagaaaaaggctttcCAAGCCAAAGTCAAATACTGGGCTACTCTATCTGCTATTGGAGCAGCTGTGCCAGTTCCAG CTGCGTACAGCAATAAATCTCTAACACATTCACGCAACACACAGAAGAAATCAGGAAAAGAGCAGGTGAAATACCTggatattaaaaacaaagatatgaaAAATCCCACACGGCGAGCGGCCACAGCCAGTGCCACCGTCATCCTGGGCCCCATCGCATTCCAGCTGCTGAGGGACAACCAGCTGGCCAAGGGTGATGCCCTGGCCGTGGCACAGTTGTCTGGCATCATGGCTTCCAAGCAGACCTCAGCCTTCATCCCACTCTGCCACCTGCTCCCCTTGGACCACGTCTCCGTCACCTTTCACCTGGATGAGCTGCAGGACGCTGCGGCCATCACAGCAACGTGTCGCACTACGGGAAGGACAGGGGTCGAGATGGAGGCCTTGACAGCAGTTTCTGTTGCGGCATTGACCGTCTACGACATGTGCAAGGCCGTGAGCCGTGACATCGTCATCACAGATGTCAAACTGGTCAGTAAGTCAGGCGGGAAGAGGGACTTTCATCGTCGCCCGCAGACCTTCCCCCTCAACAATAAATCCTCATGA
- the LOC110002366 gene encoding interferon-inducible GTPase 5-like, whose product MGNQSGRQQIETEIKEALEKNDQNLAGVKIQECLDKDQNVPLNIAVTGECGVGKSTFVNAIRGIDNKDEKAAPTGCVETTMEVKPYPHPNYPNLIFWDLPGIGNAGYPAANYLKTDEFKKFDFFIIISADRFKENDVKLAKEIQKMEKKFYFVRSKIDDNVHNEKISQTEFNEEWTLIQIRKNCIQGLQDLRLQSPQVFLVSSVDLTLYDFPLLVETLKEELPELQKEAFLLAMPNISLDMIKEKKKTFKAKVKYWATLSAAVGAVPVPGVSVAVDTALLVGVVTTYVLGFGLDIPSLKRMANYSGVPYEELKEVIMSPLIATELTPELLLRLLVQFGSLALLLAAEEGFRFIPILGIPVSMGLSFAFTYSSLNIILDMIADDAEKVFTRVCT is encoded by the exons ATGGGGAATCAATCTGGTCGTcaacaaatagaaacagaaattaAAGAAGCTCTGGagaaaaatgatcaaaactTAGCTGGTGTAAAGATCCAGGAGTGTTTGGACAAGGACCAAAATGTTCCTCTAAATATTGCTGTCACAGGAGAGTGTGGTGTTGGTAAATCCACCTTTGTTAATGCCATTAGAGGCATAGACAACAAGGATGAGAAAGCTGCTCCTACTGGTTGTGTAGAAACCACCATGGAGGTCAAACCGTACCCCCATCCAAACTATCCCAATTTGATATTCTGGGATCTTCCTGGTATCGGCAACGCTGGTTATCCTGCTGCTAATTACCTGAAGACGgatgaatttaaaaagtttgacttcttcatcatcatctcagcTGATCGCTTCAAAGAAAATGATGTGAAGCTGGCTAAGGAGATtcaaaagatggagaagaagttCTACTTTGTTCGCTCAAAGATTGATGATAACGTACATAATGAGAAAATAAGTCAGACAGAGTTCAATGAAGAATGGACCCTGATACAAATCAGGAAAAACTGCATCCAGG GTCTTCAGGATCTACGTCTCCAGTCTCCTCAGGTCTTCTTGGTGTCCAGCGTTGACCTGACACTGTATGATTTCCCTCTGTTAGTGGAGACCCTGAAGGAAGAACTTCCTGAACTCCAGAAGGAAGCCTTTCTGCTTGCCATGCCCAATATCAGTCTGGACAtgatcaaagaaaagaaaaagactttcAAAGCAAAGGTCAAATACTGGGCTACTCTATCTGCAGCTGTAGGAGCTGTGCCAGTTCCGGGGGTTTCTGTTGCTGTTGATACAGCCTTGCTGGTCGGTGTCGTCACAACATATGTTTTGGGGTTTGGTCTTGACATCCCATCACTGAAGAGAATGGCAAACTACTCAGGTGTTCCTTATGAGGAATTGAAGGAAGTCATCATGTCACCTCTGATAGCAACAGAATTAACTCCTGAACTTTTATTGAGGTTGTTGGTTCAATTTGGCAGTTTAGCTTTATTACTGGCAGCAGAGGAAGGGTTCAGATTCATTCCAATACTTGGAATCCCAGTATCAATGGGCCTCTCTTTTGCCTTTACCTACAGCAGTCTTAACATAATCCTCGACATGATTGCTGACGATGCAGAGAAAGTATTTACCAGGGTCTGCACTTGA